In Candidatus Zixiibacteriota bacterium, the genomic stretch ATCTGGCGGGACTCGTCCATATCTGGGTCCCGCTTTTTTATTGGGACAGTTTTTGGGGCTATTACAAAACTTGACGCCAGAGTTGCCACCATGTTTCTTCACTTCTCGAAGAACTAACAGGCGCCGATTTCGTTGCTCATGGGATCAGTCAAGACGTATTCTTGAAGTCAACCCAGGGACGAATACACTGTATAAGTCTACAAGCATGAGGAAAGCCAAGTGGCACTAAAACAAGCAGTCTACATACTTATTATTTCTACAGTCCTCGGACTCGGCCTTAACATGGTCCGGGCCGACCGGATTCCATACTTTGGTCAATGGCGTTCATTGCATAGTGGTGAGGGTCCAATCACACCGCCTCAGCCGGAAGCGGGCGATCCGCCTTTTGTGACAATTGACGGCGCTCAAATCGATTTCAATTCCGGGGTCGCAGTTTTTATCGATGCCCGTGAGCCGGAGGAGTTCGAATGTGGTTCCATATCCGGTGCGATAAGTATTCCCTTTGACTACTT encodes the following:
- a CDS encoding rhodanese-like domain-containing protein; translated protein: MALKQAVYILIISTVLGLGLNMVRADRIPYFGQWRSLHSGEGPITPPQPEAGDPPFVTIDGAQIDFNSGVAVFIDAREPEEFECGSISGAISIPFDYLPETDLGPYFDSVLAGVPKDRRMVVFCSGDECDLSIHLARNMQAEGYTDLAIFFGGSREWERFGLPMERRSQCDE